From the genome of Anastrepha obliqua isolate idAnaObli1 unplaced genomic scaffold, idAnaObli1_1.0 ptg000126l, whole genome shotgun sequence:
AGTGGATGACATTTCATATGCATTGTTGCCACACAGGACCAATATTAATCTTTTTATTTGAACACTTCTTCTTAaggttaaatatttgtttaaaaaaactaaatttactataatttattttaacccaagcaaatttacaaaatgacaatgttttttcttgtttaaacATTTGGTTAAAATATCAGCAACATTTTCATTGGTAGAAATAtactgtaaatcaatttcattattttctactTCCACGAATGAAATGATACGTAATATCTACAGGTATGTGATTGGTCCGTTTGTGATGAACTGGATTACATGCTATATGCTGCGCACTGATATTACACCATAAAAAACCATTGGAGCTGTATTCGACCAAcctatttcatttaataatctTTGGATGTAAACTGCTTGCTTCGTTGCTGTTGCTAAATCCACGTACTCGGCTTCAGTGCTGCTTAAAGCTGTTACATTTTGTATTGTTGAAGCCCATGAAAATGCCCTGCTTCCCAAATGGAATGCATAACCCGAATATGACTTTTTGTCGTATGGATCATTAGCCCAATCTGCATCAGCGAACCCTTTTACATAGTCACCAGTCTTACGATATACAATACTTAAATTCATTGTAGCCGAAAGATAACGCAATGTGTGTTTAGCCGCTGTTTCGTGTTCTGTATGTGGATCAGTATTACGCCTAGAAAGCTTACTAACAGCGTGCAAAATATCTGGGCGACTCAAGACTGCTAAATACATCAGAGAACCTATTAGTGATTGATATTCAGTGACATTTACCTTAACATATTTCTCGTCTCTTCATCCGACTTGAAAACCTGGATCAAGTGGTGTTGCAACTTCTCTACACTCCTGCATTCCGTGTGTTTCAAGCACAGATTTAATGTACTTCTTCTGATTTAGAGAAATTGTTCCTATTTCCTTTGTCGCTGAATTTCTAAGCCAAGAAAATGCCTTACAGCACCGCATTGATGCATTTGATATTTCGACGCTATCTTCGTTTTAATTGCTGATATTTCAATCTCACTGGAACAAACTATGAGTAAATCATCAACGTACACAGCGATGTAACTAAACTGCTGTTTGTCTTTTCTCACATATAAACACGgttcatatttgcatttttcgaAGCCCATATCGTTTAAAACTGCATCTATAGTGCTATTCCATACACGGCCGGACTGCTTCAATCCATAAATCGCTTTCTGAAGTTTCAAAACTTTGTTAGGATACTCTTTGCTGATGAAACCCTGTGATTGTTTCATATAAACATTTTCGTATAGCTTGTCATTTAAATACGCGTTCGATATGTCCACCTGGTGCATATAATATACATCTGTTTTTCCGCAGCTATCGCAAAAAGCATACGTATAGTTTCATAACGAATTACTGGAGAAAACGTCTCCCAGTAGTTGATTCCCAGTTGTTGGCCACAACCTTTAGCAACTAACCTTGATTTAAATCTCCCGATATCACCATGCTCGTCTCTTTTTATTCGAAAACCCCATTTCGATCCTACGACCTTTTGCCCCTTTGGCAAATCAACCATAGTCCACGTATTGTTTGCTATAAGAGAGTCGTACTCTAATTGCATGGAACTTCGCCATTCATGAGCATATTGACTATTTAATGCTTCGTCAGGAGTTTCTGGTGTCTCGCTGtcttctaaaaaatgtatattattaagTGTTTGAAACTGCTTCTTTGGCCTGCTTCGTTGACCTGTATAATCATATGTTGGTCACCCACGTCCGCgtttttgtatttcatgttGTTCACCTTGCTCATCACTTTCAGCTTCGTCAGGACTTGCATGCTCTTCTTCGCCGAAGTCGCTTTTTACTACATGGTCGGCTGCTTTATCtgctaatttttcattttcttgaatttcaGCAGATACAAGACGCATAATATTTGTCGCAAAATTATCATTTACATCAGACAAGCGACTTTCTGACGTAATACTTTCACAAAAATCGCCTTCTACAAACTTAACATCACGCCGCTCTACAATTGCTCGTTTTTTCCTGTCATATAAGCGATATGCTTTTGCTGTACAGAacgaacgatatgaagtgttacctattcaaaacatcataacttttttgtgtgacattagtttttattgatttctgtGAGTTGTTTCACCAAATACTTCTAAAAACGCAAAAACGAAATATAGACAACCGGCTTTGATTACAGAATTTATTCAAGTGAATTCTTAGTTCTAACAATTATTGTGTGAAGTCTTTAAGAAAGGTAAATGAAGAGAGAATGATAAATGAGAGAGAATTAAATATGCGTTTGGATTGCAGAGTTGCCAAATCGACATTATGCAACATATTCCAGCTCAATCCAAATGCATTCAcacttattttaataaagaaactttaaattac
Proteins encoded in this window:
- the LOC129251953 gene encoding uncharacterized protein LOC129251953; this encodes MYLAVLSRPDILHAVSKLSRRNTDPHTEHETAAKHTLRYLSATMNLSIVYRKTGDYVKGFADADWANDPYDKKSYSGYAFHLGSRAFSWASTIQNVTALSSTEAEYVDLATATKQAVYIQRLLNEIGWSNTAPMVFYGVISVRSI